Within Anopheles nili chromosome 3, idAnoNiliSN_F5_01, whole genome shotgun sequence, the genomic segment CTCATTGCAGCATCAACGCGGACAGATTGCGGTGCAGGATGGTGTCCTTCACCGAGCTGAAGACGACCTGGATGTTTTGCGTGTCGACCGCGTTGGTGAAGTGGTGGTATATGGGCGTTTTGGTGTTCCGCCGCACGTTCATGAACATCTGCAGGATGAAGTTCTGCACGTCCAGGATCGAGTGCGGGTTGCCGGTGAACTGCGGGTAGTACCAGCGGATGTCCGTGTCCGGGTTTTTCACCTTCTGCTGCAGGAGGTCCGTCTTGTTGAGGAACAGGATGATAGAAATACCCTGGAAGGTGGTATTGTTCACTATCGTGTCGAAGATGTTGCGCGATTCTTCCAAACGATTCGTTTTCCTACGGTTGAGAAAAGGATAAACGTTATTATCCGTTGATGATGACCTTTCCAACCAACTGAGAGAAGCCCTTCGCTGCTACTGACCTATCCTCAGCTAACACCTGATCGAACTCGGAGGTTGATACGAGAAACAGAATCGACGTGACGGAGCAGTCGAAGCATTTGGTCCATTTTTGGCGCTGTGTCCTCTGTCCCCCGACGTCGACGAACACGAATGGAATGTTCTGTGGAAGggtgacaaaacaaaaacaacattagtAAGGCGGGTTTTTGCTTGAACGGCCGTAATGCCGACACTCACCTGTATCCTTATCGTAAACTCAAATACACCTTTAGTTGCTTTGCGACAGTGCAAAATATCACGATGGGTGGGTACGTAATCTAACCTCGATATTCGGTCTAATTCATCTAGGAAATAACTAACAGAATCACtctgaaaaaaaacggaaaacaaagcgaaaaagcgTGTTAATTAAGTTGCGTCGATTGAGCTGTAACTTAGCACGGGGCTCCAAATGAGGGCTCTTCAAGCGATCGAATGTTATCAAACGCACTCAACGCGACTTACGACCCGAGCTGTTGGGTGCTGCGTTCGAATATCTTAACGTAAATATAATCGCCCAATTAAGGAAAGGTTCGTGGTGGGCAGTGAACAGCGTACGGGAGCCCTAGCAgccgttttccgttttcgccaCAAGCACGACCAACCGTATAATGAACTCCGTTCACACTGGCACCGCAGCATCGAGTCCACCCCAACCTCCTTCCAAGGCGCACGATCTGGGGGGCTAATCTTATGCAAACAATCTGCACTGCCTACCAAGAACATTGCCCTACATTCGCAGAGTGCAACATATCGCGGGGTCGATGGGGGCTGCCGgcccttttccatcgtttctcGACACGCAGCAAAGCGCCAGACCTGCCCTGTTAgcctgctgtgtgtgtgtgtgcacttgTTTCTTGTCCCTCCACCTCAATCCCGTCGGAGAAGTTAGATGTTGGTGCAGAGGCAATGCCACCACCCTCTGTACACCCACCGCTTATCGATAGAAAGGCATCGGAAATATTATAATTTGAATAACACTCTCGCCTTCGATAGTGTCTCGTTTCGTGGCGTGGATTTCTCCGTTGGCTgttggagcattttttgtgACCGTTTTGCGCCCTTTATTGGAGCTCTTTATGGCGCTCCAGCGAGCCCTTCGTCAAACGATATCGAATCGCGTTAAAATTAGCATACTGGCGAAAGTATGATTGAAACGACTAACACTTCACTGCTTCCTAACTGATTTCCCTCTGGCCATGAAAGTGCTTCATTGGCTGCGACAAATGCCACGCTCCCTTCATAACTTTGACGAATCAGATTGATTGTCGAATCACAACAGCTAACCTATTGAACACCGTGACAGACAAACGGTTGCAAATCAACCCTCTTCTGCGGGATGTCATGCTTTCGCTTCTTTGAAAGGCgataaaatagataaatttaCACATTACTTTTACAAAATTGCTCGCGCGAATTAATGCTCATTTTCCGGCATTGAAGCTtacaataaaatcaaataGCTAGCTGCAATCAAGTGGACGGCCATCCATCATATGCCCGGTGTGGAGGTTCAAAATCCATTCCCACCCGGTCCCTTCACAGAGCTCGAGTGGGGGATAGGTAATGAAACTAGTTCCACTAAACGGCCCATTTATACACCGTTTAGCTCTCATCCGTCAGCCTGCCGGGACATAAGACCCCATCTCTCACTCGATATGCGATTTGCGAGCTCTGCAGGTGGGTAGCAATGGAAAAGCGCGTTACCAGTCGGGTGGGTAATTGCCACCAACATCAATCTCCCGGAATTCTTGTTCTCCCACACGACACCAGGCTAACAGGCGGCTGCAACGTGGC encodes:
- the LOC128725209 gene encoding guanine nucleotide-binding protein subunit alpha homolog; its protein translation is MAASNNRRRESTLSKLSCSRCCGDLFGYLLRLRVSPEELEQRYKSREIDKFLEKDKHAFRRQVKLLLLGAGESGKSTFLKQMRIIHGINFEPELIREYQHVIYQNIVKGMQVLCDARDKLDIPWEHPTSQLAANEAVMFHSGCLLDAEQFHQYVPIINILWTDGAIRKAYDRRREFQISDSVSYFLDELDRISRLDYVPTHRDILHCRKATKGVFEFTIRIQNIPFVFVDVGGQRTQRQKWTKCFDCSVTSILFLVSTSEFDQVLAEDRKTNRLEESRNIFDTIVNNTTFQGISIILFLNKTDLLQQKVKNPDTDIRWYYPQFTGNPHSILDVQNFILQMFMNVRRNTKTPIYHHFTNAVDTQNIQVVFSSVKDTILHRNLSALMLQ